From a single Brassica napus cultivar Da-Ae chromosome C9, Da-Ae, whole genome shotgun sequence genomic region:
- the LOC125592577 gene encoding uncharacterized protein At4g04775-like — MTSSSTSSTRFPRISTHGVPTRCWCGEGITTFGSSTVENRYRRFYRCEIARDRKIENHLFKWIDEALIEEIRKVDVKHERVAQVITKFEERVMEKVKSEMARVEHQMSEKLKEKGDLEIARVAHEMKHKLKIATVAMVVVGAIVGIWTSLSV, encoded by the exons ATGACCAGTTCGTCAACATCTTCTACTCGTTTTCCTCGAATCTCTACTCATGGTGTGCCTACAAGATGTTGGTGTGGCGAGGGCATAACCACGTTTGGTTCATCGACGGTGGAGAATAGGTATCGACGATTCTACCGATGCGAAATCGCCAGAGAT AGAAAAATTGAGAATCATCTATTTAAATGGATTGATGAAGCTTTGATTGAGGAGATTCGGAAGGTGGATGTGAAACATGAGAGGGTTGCTCAAGTGATTACGAAGTTTGAAGAAAGGGTTATGGAAAAGGTGAAGTCCGAGATGGCTAGAGTTGAACATCAGATGTCCGAAAAGCTTAAAGAGAAGGGAGACTTGGAGATTGCTAGAGTTGCACACGAGATGAAACATAAGCTAAAGATAGCAACAGTGGCTATGGTAGTTGTAGGAGCAATCGTAGGAATATGGACTTCTCTTAGTGTCTGA